A portion of the Perognathus longimembris pacificus isolate PPM17 chromosome 20, ASM2315922v1, whole genome shotgun sequence genome contains these proteins:
- the C5ar2 gene encoding C5a anaphylatoxin chemotactic receptor 2 has product MENDSLGLEIQYEDYSDLPDVPVDCPNGACLSPSVLHVAPLVLYATIFLLGVPGNAMVAWVTGKEAGRRAWAMWFVHLAGADVLCCLALPVLAVPIAWQGHWPFGALGCRLLPSAILLSMYASVLLLTALSGDLCLMALRFPWWVVAWRSRGVQVARGAAWMLALLLTIPSAVHRRLHQEAFPSRLMCVMDYGGSVTTEVLINASRFLFGFLGPLVFVVGCHSVLLSRVAPCYWPLSIAIIVGFFVCWAPYHILGVVLTVAAPNSVLLSRALQVEPFVVGLALARSCLNPIIFLYFGRAQLCRSLPAACRQALRESQDKEESTTSKVVTNDLMSEMEI; this is encoded by the coding sequence ATGGAGAACGACTCTCTAGGCCTTGAGATCCAATACGAGGACTACAGTGATCTCCCAGACGTCCCTGTGGACTGTCCCAACGGCGCCTGCCTCTCTCCCAGTGTCCTCCACGTGGCCCCACTGGTCCTCTACGCCACCATCTTCCTCCTGGGGGTGCCGGGCAACGCCATGGTGGCGTGGGTGACTGGGAAGGAGGCGGGCCGCAGGGCATGGGCCATGTGGTTCGTGCACCTGGCGGGGGCTGACGTGCTGTGCTGCCTGGCTCTCCCTGTCCTGGCCGTGCCGATCGCATGGCAGGGGCACTGGCCGTTTGGGGCGCTGGGCTGTCGCCTGCTGCCCTCCGCCATCCTGCTGTCCATGTATGCCAGCGTCTTGCTCCTGACTGCGCTAAGCGGGGACCTCTGTCTTATGGCGCTGAGGTTCCCTTGGTGGGTGGTGGCTTGGCGGAGCCGGGGGGTGCAGGTGGCCCGGGGGGCAGCCTGGATGCTGGCCTTACTGCTGACCATCCCCTCAGCCGTCCACCGCCGCCTGCACCAGGAGGCCTTCCCCTCCCGGCTGATGTGTGTCATGGATTACGGTGGCTCTGTCACCACCGAGGTCCTGATCAATGCCAGCCGCTTCCTCTTTGGTTTCCTGGGGCCCCTGGTGTTTGTGGTGGGCTGCCACAGTGTGCTCCTGAGCCGTGTGGCCCCGTGTTACTGGCCATTGAGTATAGCAATCATAGTGGGTTTTTTTGTCTGCTGGGCTCCCTACCACATCCTAGGGGTAGTGCTGACTGTGGCTGCTCCAAACTCTGTGCTCCTGTCCCGAGCTCTGCAAGTCGAACCCTTTGTCGTGGGCCTGGCTCTGGCTCGCAGCTGCCTCAATCCCATTATCTTTCTGTACTTTGGGCGTGCCCAGTTGTGCCGATCACTGCCGGCTGCCTGTCGGCAGGCTTTGAGGGAATCCCAGGACAAGGAGGAAAGTACCACCAGCAAAGTAGTCACCAATGACCTCATGTCCGAGATGGAGATATAA